Within the Rhodobacter sp. 24-YEA-8 genome, the region AATCAGCGTTGGCACCATGATCGGAATGATCGCATCGCGCAGGTTGGCCCAGACACCGCCACCGATCGTGGTCACGGTTTCCTCAAGCTGTCGCGGCACATTGCGCACGCCCGTTACCATCGTCAGGAACCCCTGCGAGTGGTAATGGTAGAAGTTGCAAAATGCGATCAGCAGGGCCGAGCCGTAAAGAATGCCGGGAAAGACCGGCTTCACATTGAAGGACAGCACGTAGGAAAGCCCCAGCACCAGACCGGGCACGCCAACCGGAATGATCGCCAGCAGATAGACAAGCCTTGCCGGGCCGCGCGACATCTTGCGTTGCGCCAGAACCAGGGCGAACAACATCAGGGTGCCAAACGTCGCGGTGATCAGCGAGGCATAAAGTGAGGTCCAGAGCGGATCATAGCCGCCATGGGTGGTGATATTATAGTTCTTCAGCGTCAGGCTCATTTTATAGGGCCAGAGCTGCACAAAGCTTGCGAAGATCACCACGGCGACAATCGCGATCAGGAAAAGCGCGGTCAGGTAGCTGGCGGCCCAAAGCGGAATATCGCGCGGCGCCCAGCGGTCGGGCTCGACCGGGATCGCGCCTTCCTGGGTGCCGCCGCGCTGTGCGGCGACTTTTTCAAGATAAAAGGCCAGCAAAGTGGGGATCAGCAGCAGGATCCCGACCACCGCCCCCATGTTGAAATTCATCTGGCCGACGACCTGAGCGTAAATCTCGGATGCCAGCACCCGGTAATTGCCGCCGATCACCGCCGCATTGCCGAAATCGGTGATGGTCACGGTGAAACAGACAAAACCCGCGCTCAGAAGGCCGAACCGCAGCGATGGCAGCGTGATATCGACAAAACGCCGCCAGGGCGAGGCGCCCAGCACCAGCGCCGCATCATACTGGCGCCGGTCGGCATAGCGCAGCGCGACCGCAAGGATCATTACGGCCTGGGGCAAAGCATACATCGAATTGGCGATCACCAGGCCGGGCAGACCGTAGATCTGCATTTGCATCCCGGTCAGATAATTCAGCAGGCCATTGCGGCCAAACATGAAGATCAGACCAAGCGCCTGTACCAGCGAGGGCGCCAGCAGTGGCAGGATCAGTGCCAGCGAGACCAGCCAGCGCAGCGGTATCCTGCTGCGGCTCATCGCATAGGCGATCACAAGGCCAAGGCTGACACAGATCAGCGCGGTCAGACCGCTCATCACCATCGAATTCCACACCACGCGCCAGAGGTGATCAAGCGCGAGGATCTCGCGGTAATTGCCAAAGCCCACCGCCCCGTCGCGTTGCAACAGGCTGCGCCAGATCACAATCGCCAGCGGATAGAGGAAGAAAAGCGCCAGCCCCGCCAGCGGCACCAGCAGCACCACGCGCTGAAAAAGCCGCTCTTCAAACGGGGTATCCAGGCCGCGCGCGACGCGTTTACCTGCAATGCTCATGGCTGAACCCAGACACCGGCACCCGCCTGCAGGCTGAGGTCAACCGAAGCGCCTTCGCTGAAACCGGGCAGGCGGTGGGTTTCGGCCAGGATGGTTTCGCCCTGCCAGTCCACCTCGACGCGGCTGACATTGCCGAGGAAGGTGATCGACCGCACCCGGCCCGTGGCTGCCGCATCCTCGCGGATAAGCACATCTTCCGGACGCAGTGCGAAAAGGCTGTCGCCCTGGCCCTGGGGCGGCGTGACGCCGAACCCCGCCGCGCGCGCGGCGCTTAACAGGGTCGAACTGCCGACGAAATCTGCGACAAAGCGGGTCGCCGGCCGCGCGTAGATTTCCGCCGGAGAGCCGATCTGCTCGATCCGGCCCGCGCTCATGCAGACCACGCGGTCCGACATGGTCAGCGCCTCTTCCTGGTCATGGGTCACCATGATGGTCGGGATGCCAAGCCGCTTCTGCATCTGACGGATCTCGGTCCTGAGCCCGGCCCGTACCCGCGCATCCAGCGCCGAAAGCGGCTCGTCCAGCAGCAAAAGCGCCGGCTGAACTGCCAGGGCGCGCGCAATCGCCACCCTTTGCTGCTGCCCGCCGGAAAGCTGCCAGGGCAGGCGGTCGGCGAATTGTTCCAGTCTGACCAGCGCCAGAAGTTCTTCGACCCGCGCAGAGATCTCGGCCCGGGGGCGCTGCCGCAATTTCAGCCCATAGCCGATATTCTGCGCCGCAGTCATCTGCGGGAACAGCGAATAGGACTGGAAGACGATGCCGAAACCGCGATCCCGCGCCCCGATCGTGGCAAGATCGCGCCCGCCCAGGATCATCTCGCCGGTCTCAAAGCTTTCCAGCCCGGCGATCACCCGCAGAAGCGTGGTCTTGCCGCAGCCCGAAGGCCCGAGCAGACAAACGAATTCACTGTCGCCGACCGAGAGATCGATCTCGTTCAGCGCCTGAAATGTGCCATAGAACTTCGACAGCCCTCGGATGTCCAGGGTCATCATACCTCACTCAATACGGAGTTTCTGTGCAGCGGCAGCTGGTGAAGACGGGATGCGGAAAAGGCGCCGCATCCCACAGATCAGGCGTCTCAGCGCCCGACGGTCTCGCGCCATTTGGTGAGGATCGCGTCACGCGCCTCGCCCGAAGCTGCGAAATTCATCGGGAAAAGCACCGAGGAAAGATCTTCCGGCAGACCGGCTTTTTCCGCCTGGGGCGACCGCGGCACACCGGGAATGGTGACCAGATCCTTGCGCGCCGCATAGGCTTCGGCCGCGCCTTCTCCGAGCGTCCAGTCAAGGAAACGTTTGGCATCATCGGGATTTTTCGCCGAAGCCATCAGCCCGTTGGCCTCCAGCTCAAAGCCGGCGTAATCCGAGGGGATCACCATCTGGATCGGATAGCCCTCATCAATTCCCTGCATCGCCACGTAGGAAAGTGATGCCCCGATGGCGAATTCACCGGCCTGAGCCATGCGGCAGGGCCGCGAGCCAGAGGTGGTATATTGTGCCATATTCGGGTCGATATCCTTGATCAGCTGCCAGCCGGCCTCATCCCCCGCGCCCTGCAGGATCGCCGCGATCTGCAGATAGCCGGTGCCCGAAGAGGACGGATCAGGCATCACCACCTCGCCCTTATAGGCGGGGTTCTTCAGATCTTCCCAGGAGGTGGGGACCGGCGCGCCCAGCTGGGCCAGACGTTCGGTATTGACGCAGAAAGCGCCGACATAGCCCGTGGGCGCGAACCAGCGGCCATCCTTGTCGCGGAACTGCGCGCCAAGGGCATCTTCGCCTTTGGCGTCATAGCCCGCAAGCTGATCATAGATCGCCGGGTTAAGCATATTGGTGAGGGCAAAGCCCCAGATGACATCGGCCTGCGGATTGCCGGCCTCGGCGATCAGCCGCGCGCCAAGGTCGCCGGTCGAAAGCCGCAGCAGGTTGACGGTGACATCCGGCATATCGGCGGCTGCCCGCTCCAGGTAGGCAGCAATCTCGTCTTCTTCCAGCGCTGAATAGACCGTGATCTCGCCCGCCAGTGCCGGTAATGCCGCCACCCCGAGAGCAAGCCCGGCAAGAAGTGAAATAGTATTCTTCATAAGCCTTCTCCTGTTGATTGGTTTTATTTTTCAGAAACGGTAACGCAGGCTTGACGATGTGGCAATCTGTGCATTTGTGCTATATTGAGGTTTTTTAAAAATCATCATTCCAGCACGGGAGTTGTCCGGACATGGTTACAGACGCGCCAGGAAATCGGACAGTTCCGGCCGAAATGGCTGATTATGCGTTCAAAATCGCGACCGAGGCCGGAAGGCTGGGGATGCAATGGTTTCGCAAGCCGGTCGCAATTGACATCAAAGAAGACCAGAGCCCCGTCACCGAAGCAGATCGCGCGGTCGAGGCCTTTCTGCGCGAGAGACTGCGCGCGGCCTTTCCGGAACACGCAATTCTGGGCGAAGAATTCGGCCTGGAAGGCCAGTCCGGCGCTCCGACCTGGGTCGTCGATCCGATTGACGGCACTCGGAGCTTTATCACCGGCTGGCCGATCTGGGGCACCCTGATGGCGCTGACCACCGATGATCGCCCGCAGCTTGGCATCGTGCATATGCCGGCCCTTGGCGAAACCTGGGTCGCAAGCGCCGGCAATGGTTGTCGCTTTCACGGCGCTGACGGAACAAGCAGTGCCGCGCGCACCAGCAGCTGTGAAGACCTGGCCCAGGCGCGGTTCTACACTACATCTCCCGACTATTTCGACAGCAGCGAACGCTCGCATTACGAGGCGATCCGCGATGCGTCCCGGGTCCGGCGGTTCGGCGGAGACTGCTATGGATACGGCTTGCTTGCCTCGGGACATATCGACCTCATTGTCGAAAGCCGCCTGCAGCCTTATGATTTCCTTGCCATCGCGCCCGTGGTCACCGAGGCTGGCGGCGTCATCACTGACTGGCAGGGCAAACCATTGACCCCAGGCTCCGGCGAGCAGGTCATCGCTGCCGCAACGCCCGCATTGCACCGCGAAGCCCTGGCCTTTTTGAACAGCTAACAAAAGGTCTTCGCCCCATGTGGCAGGCAAAGCGTCATCAGCGGATCCGCGCCCTACTGGAAACTTTTGGTCAGGTCAGCATCGACAGGATCGTCACCGAACTTGGCGTCTCACGCGAGACGGTGCGGCGCGACCTGAAAGAGCTGGAAGAAGCGGGGGCCCTGCGGCGCGTTCATGGCGGTATCGTACCGTCACATGCCGAGAATGAAGCACCATATCCTGAACGGACCCGCCAGAATCTGCGCGAAAAGCGGGCGATTGCCGGGGCTTGCCTCGGGCTTGTCAGCCCCGGCCAGACCTTGCTGATCGATGCGGGCAGCACCACCGCCTGCCTTGCCGGGCAACTGGCCGGGCTGAGCGGCCTGCTGGTCTTCACCAATTCGGTCGAGGTCGCCAATCATCTGAGCACGGCCACATCGCGCGCGCGCCAGAATCGCGCCATTCTGTTTGGCGGCGATTTCATTTCTGCACCGGCCTCGACCTGTGGCATGACGACCCTTGCCGCAATCGCCAATGTGCGGGCCGATATCGCGTTTTCATCGCCCTATGGCCTGAGCGCGGCGGATGGCGCGACCAGCATGCTCGTTGAAGAGGCCGAGATCGCGCGGGCTGTCTTTGCCAGCGCCACGCGCCGGATCCTTTTGGCAGACGGATCGAAACTGGGGCGCTGCGGGCGCATCTCTTTTGCATCGGCCGGTGAACCCGACCATATCATCATGGACGCCGCCGCGCAGGAACATCCCCATTTCACGCTGCTGCAGGAAAAAAGCGGGAACCGCATCATTTGCGCGGGTGCAGAAACGCCGCAGTGACGCGCTGAAGGCCGATGCCCGTGCCGGTTGCGAGGGAACCTCTGCCAGGTCCGGGCGTTGCCGATATGATGCTTGCGGTGTGAGGGAAAATGTCCGAAAGCCCACTGCTGCGACCAGGTGAAACCTGCTGGAGGGTCGAGACCGCGCAGCGATTTGCCTTTGTCGTTGATGGCGCGGATTATTTCGTATCCCTGCGCAAGGCGCTTCTTCAGGCCCGGCATTCGATCATGCTGGTGGGCTGGGATTTCGACACCCGGATCACCTTTGGTGACAGCGGGGACGGGGGGCCCGAGCGGCTGGGGGATTTTATCCTCTGGCTGGCGGATCGGACGCCGTCGCTTGAGATCAGGCTGCTTCGCTGGGATACCGGTGCCTTCAGGGCGATGCTGCGCGGCAATACGATCTTCACCATTCTGCGCTGGAAGGCGCATCCCCGGATCACGCTGAAGCTTGATGCCAAGCATCCGCTGGCTGGATCGCATCACCAGAAGATCGTGGCGATCGACGACAGTATCGCCTTTGCGGGCGGCATTGATCTGACCATGCAGCGATGGGACACACGCGATCATCTTGATGATGATCCGCGCCGTGTCGGCCCGGGCGGACGGCCCACGGATCCCTGGCATGATGCGACCAGCGCCTTTGACGGGGACGCCGCGCGGGCCATCGGCGATCTGGCGCGGGCGCGCTGGCTGACTGCCACCGGGGAAAGCCTTGAACCCTGTTCGCAGTGTCACGACTGCTGGCCCGAAGGCCTGGCGACTTCATTCACAAAGATGCGGCTTGGTATTTCGCGGACCATCCCGAAGATGGACGGGCAGGAGCCGGTCCATGAGATCGAGGCCGCCTGGATCGATATGATCGCGCGGGCAAAGCGGATGATCTATGCCGAAAGCCAGTATTTCGCCTCGCGCAGGATCGCGCATGCCATTGCCGAACGGCTTGCAGAGGCGGACCCGCCGGAGATCGTTATCATCATGCCGCATACCGCCCATGGCTGGCTGGAACCGCTGGCGATGGACACTGCCCGCGCGAAGCTGGTCGAAGCGTTGCAGCGGATCGACCACCACGGCCGTCTGCGCATCTGGCATCCGCAGACCGCAGGCGGGCAGCCGATCTATGTCCATGCCAAGGTGATGGTTGTGGACGATCAGATCCTGCGGGTGGGATCTTCGAATTTCAACAACCGCTCGATGCGGCTCGACAGTGAATGCGATGTGATCCTCTCGGCGGATGAGGCGGGCAATGCGGATCTGAAGGATGAAATCGCGGCGCTGCGCAATGATCTGCTGGCCGAACATCTGGGCGTCACACCAGCAGAGGTTGCCGCCAGCCTGAAGGCGACCGGCTCGCTGATCGCCACGGTCGGGGCGCTGCGCGGACCAGGTCGCAGCCTCGTCCCGTATGAGGTTCCGGACCTCTCTGCCATCGGAGCATGGCTTGCCGAGAATGAGATCCTCGACCCGAACGGCCCGGACGAGATGTTCGAGAGCCCCTCAAAACGCGGGATCTTTAAAGGGTGGGAGCGGTTGAAAAGCCGCTTCCGCCGCCCGAAAAAGGGTCAGCGGTAGCTCCGTCCTTTCAGAAGCTCAATGATCAGCACCGATTTCTCTGCCTGGGTGCGCAGCGTGGGAGTGGTTATTCGCGTTTCGGCTCAGTTCAGGCGCCAGATCGCGATATTGAGCAGTGAAGCAAAGGCGACCCAGGCGATATAGGGCAGAAACAGGAGGGCTGAGACCGGCTCTCTCGTCCTGGCTCTCAGACTGAAGGCGATCAGCGTTGCGAGCAGGGCAAGGATGATGACCAATGCAAGCGCAATGTTCTGCAGCCCGAAAAAGGCGGGCGACCAGGCGAAGTTCAGCCCCAGCTGCAGGGCCCAGAGCCAGCGGAGCGGCTGATCCTGTATTCTGTCAAAGACCCTCCAGCCGACGATGCCGATCAAAACATAAAGAACGGTCCAGACCGGGCCGAAAACCTGGTTTGGTGGGTTGAAGCCGGGCTTTGCGAGGCTCTCATACCAGGCACCGGGGATGTTGAGCCAGCCAATCAACAACCCGGCCAGGACCACCGGCATGACGAATAAAAGAGGTCTCAGCATGGTTGGGGCTCTCCTTCGGGCTGTCCTGGTCGCGAGGCCATAAGGGCGCGGCCCGCGTTTAAATACACGGGCCGCAGCAGGCCGGGGCGGGGCAGGGAGAGGGAGGAGGCCGGGCCCCGGCCATCAGATGCCGAAAGAGGCGTCAGCGCCGGCGATCACTGGCGCAAAGTCCTGCCAGCACAAAGCCCGCTGCAACGCCCATCAGGCCAACGGAGGTCAGAACGGTTGCCGTTGTGCCGGGGTTTTCGCGCATGGCGCCGACCGTAAGACTGGCCTGTTCGCGAACTTGCGACGCGACCTGACGCGCACGGCCTTTGCCTTCCTCGAAGGCATCTTCCGCGTCATCCATCGCGTCTGACGCCCGCGACGCGAGAGATTTGCTCATTCTGGAAACTTCTTTCTTCAGATCGGTGATCTGCTTCTCCAGATTGGCGCGGATATCGTCTGCTGCCTCTGCCATAGTCAGCTCTCCTTTTAGAACAAGTAAACGAACTCACACCTGTCCAACGGTAAAGCGGCTCTCAGGTTCCCTGGGATGACGTCACGTTCATTAGGGGGTGATGGCGCGCCGTCGCAATATCGGCTGCAAGGTCTTCGGTCATCCGGGCCCGGGCCCCGGGGTCCTGCTGCCGGAGGACTGCCGATGGATGCCAGGT harbors:
- a CDS encoding ABC transporter permease subunit, translating into MSIAGKRVARGLDTPFEERLFQRVVLLVPLAGLALFFLYPLAIVIWRSLLQRDGAVGFGNYREILALDHLWRVVWNSMVMSGLTALICVSLGLVIAYAMSRSRIPLRWLVSLALILPLLAPSLVQALGLIFMFGRNGLLNYLTGMQMQIYGLPGLVIANSMYALPQAVMILAVALRYADRRQYDAALVLGASPWRRFVDITLPSLRFGLLSAGFVCFTVTITDFGNAAVIGGNYRVLASEIYAQVVGQMNFNMGAVVGILLLIPTLLAFYLEKVAAQRGGTQEGAIPVEPDRWAPRDIPLWAASYLTALFLIAIVAVVIFASFVQLWPYKMSLTLKNYNITTHGGYDPLWTSLYASLITATFGTLMLFALVLAQRKMSRGPARLVYLLAIIPVGVPGLVLGLSYVLSFNVKPVFPGILYGSALLIAFCNFYHYHSQGFLTMVTGVRNVPRQLEETVTTIGGGVWANLRDAIIPIMVPTLISVFFFLFMRGMVTLSAVIFLITPKLSVGAVSVMRLDQAGSSTQAA
- a CDS encoding TspO/MBR family protein is translated as MLRPLLFVMPVVLAGLLIGWLNIPGAWYESLAKPGFNPPNQVFGPVWTVLYVLIGIVGWRVFDRIQDQPLRWLWALQLGLNFAWSPAFFGLQNIALALVIILALLATLIAFSLRARTREPVSALLFLPYIAWVAFASLLNIAIWRLN
- a CDS encoding phospholipase D-like domain-containing protein; protein product: MSESPLLRPGETCWRVETAQRFAFVVDGADYFVSLRKALLQARHSIMLVGWDFDTRITFGDSGDGGPERLGDFILWLADRTPSLEIRLLRWDTGAFRAMLRGNTIFTILRWKAHPRITLKLDAKHPLAGSHHQKIVAIDDSIAFAGGIDLTMQRWDTRDHLDDDPRRVGPGGRPTDPWHDATSAFDGDAARAIGDLARARWLTATGESLEPCSQCHDCWPEGLATSFTKMRLGISRTIPKMDGQEPVHEIEAAWIDMIARAKRMIYAESQYFASRRIAHAIAERLAEADPPEIVIIMPHTAHGWLEPLAMDTARAKLVEALQRIDHHGRLRIWHPQTAGGQPIYVHAKVMVVDDQILRVGSSNFNNRSMRLDSECDVILSADEAGNADLKDEIAALRNDLLAEHLGVTPAEVAASLKATGSLIATVGALRGPGRSLVPYEVPDLSAIGAWLAENEILDPNGPDEMFESPSKRGIFKGWERLKSRFRRPKKGQR
- a CDS encoding DeoR/GlpR family DNA-binding transcription regulator, with translation MWQAKRHQRIRALLETFGQVSIDRIVTELGVSRETVRRDLKELEEAGALRRVHGGIVPSHAENEAPYPERTRQNLREKRAIAGACLGLVSPGQTLLIDAGSTTACLAGQLAGLSGLLVFTNSVEVANHLSTATSRARQNRAILFGGDFISAPASTCGMTTLAAIANVRADIAFSSPYGLSAADGATSMLVEEAEIARAVFASATRRILLADGSKLGRCGRISFASAGEPDHIIMDAAAQEHPHFTLLQEKSGNRIICAGAETPQ
- a CDS encoding ABC transporter ATP-binding protein encodes the protein MTLDIRGLSKFYGTFQALNEIDLSVGDSEFVCLLGPSGCGKTTLLRVIAGLESFETGEMILGGRDLATIGARDRGFGIVFQSYSLFPQMTAAQNIGYGLKLRQRPRAEISARVEELLALVRLEQFADRLPWQLSGGQQQRVAIARALAVQPALLLLDEPLSALDARVRAGLRTEIRQMQKRLGIPTIMVTHDQEEALTMSDRVVCMSAGRIEQIGSPAEIYARPATRFVADFVGSSTLLSAARAAGFGVTPPQGQGDSLFALRPEDVLIREDAAATGRVRSITFLGNVSRVEVDWQGETILAETHRLPGFSEGASVDLSLQAGAGVWVQP
- a CDS encoding ABC transporter substrate-binding protein, with product MKNTISLLAGLALGVAALPALAGEITVYSALEEDEIAAYLERAAADMPDVTVNLLRLSTGDLGARLIAEAGNPQADVIWGFALTNMLNPAIYDQLAGYDAKGEDALGAQFRDKDGRWFAPTGYVGAFCVNTERLAQLGAPVPTSWEDLKNPAYKGEVVMPDPSSSGTGYLQIAAILQGAGDEAGWQLIKDIDPNMAQYTTSGSRPCRMAQAGEFAIGASLSYVAMQGIDEGYPIQMVIPSDYAGFELEANGLMASAKNPDDAKRFLDWTLGEGAAEAYAARKDLVTIPGVPRSPQAEKAGLPEDLSSVLFPMNFAASGEARDAILTKWRETVGR
- the hisN gene encoding histidinol-phosphatase: MADYAFKIATEAGRLGMQWFRKPVAIDIKEDQSPVTEADRAVEAFLRERLRAAFPEHAILGEEFGLEGQSGAPTWVVDPIDGTRSFITGWPIWGTLMALTTDDRPQLGIVHMPALGETWVASAGNGCRFHGADGTSSAARTSSCEDLAQARFYTTSPDYFDSSERSHYEAIRDASRVRRFGGDCYGYGLLASGHIDLIVESRLQPYDFLAIAPVVTEAGGVITDWQGKPLTPGSGEQVIAAATPALHREALAFLNS